In Erigeron canadensis isolate Cc75 chromosome 6, C_canadensis_v1, whole genome shotgun sequence, the following are encoded in one genomic region:
- the LOC122603904 gene encoding histone H3.v1-like codes for MTFKNTRCGRKLEETVNKYRELSETRLTYMSELQFLIEFKRRYFVIANDEAEHKENDEETKEEKEEVEEEDVEEEEEEEEEEEEEEEEEEAQDEDDEEDADQKVAEMQITRKLRKRKKPNKQVGYIWQVKKTPMKKCKKLAIKNPTDRWSKRGMMLNSVF; via the exons ATGACTTTTAAAAACACTCGCTGTGGAAGGAAATTGGAAGAAACAGTCAATAAGTATCGCGAACTAAGTGAAACCCGACTTACTTACATGAGCGAGTTACAGTTTTTGATTGAGTTCAAGAGGAGGTATTTCGTCATTGCAAATGATGAAGCTGAACATAAGGAGAATGATGAGgaaactaaagaagaaaaagaagaagtagaagaagaagatgtagaagaagaggaagaagaagaagaagaagaagaagaagaagaagaagaagaagaagctcaaGATGAGGATGATGAGGAGGATGCTGATCAGAAAGTAGCGGAGATGCAAATTACTagaaagttgagaaaaagaaagaagccTAATAAACAAGTTGGTTACATATGGCAAGTTAAGAAAACGCCCATgaaaaaatgcaagaaattaGCCATCAAGAATCCCACAGATAGATGGTCAAAGAGAG GTATGATGCTGAACTCGGTCTTTTAG
- the LOC122604616 gene encoding AAA-ATPase At3g28580-like, which produces MVGSKLLEIEVMGSILITFLFNLTMVDMTHLGSILASTMFILACFRQWFPQELGHRIENYLEKLISRVYPYISIVFPEYQVEDYFSPSEAYNAIEKYLGTHSSKGAKRLNANVIKSEKSVFLSMDDYEEVTDEFKGIKIWWSSNKKVRQQQILLSSDDDEKRYFKLTCHRRHRDFITQHYLPHVIDEGKCIADKTRQRKLYTNNKKCYWTYILFEHPSTFDTLAMDPKKKKDILDDLIKFSKSKDYYKKVGKSWKRGYLLYGPPGTGKSSMIAAMANFLEYDIYDLELTSVQDNNDLRRLLIHTLSKSIIVIEDIDCSLDLTGQRKEKKDVDNGEAKNPIGENEKDKKKKGSEVTLSGLLNFIDGLWSACGSERLIIFTTNHIDKLDPALIRRGRMDKHIELSYCCFETFKVLAKNYLDLDSHDLFPTISRLLGTINMTPADVAESLIPISLFDQENVETCLNKLIKSLENARIKVEDEKVASEEISDENREELHVGDEEGKKVDQDTKSLKTKSLKGNEKKDASLTRDDLSSWVITEEEQRGC; this is translated from the exons ATGGTTGGATCAAAGCTTTTGGAGAtagaggttatgggttcgataCTCATCACAT TTTTGTTCAATCTAACAATGGTGGACATGACACATTTAGGGTCGATTTTGGCTAGTACTATGTTCATATTGGCTTGTTTTCGACAATGGTTTCCACAAGAGCTTGGTCATCGTATCGAAAACTATTTGGAAAAACTCATAAGCCGTGTGTACCCTTATATAAGCATAGTTTTCCCCGAATACCAAGTTGAAGATTATTTCTCTCCTAGTGAAGCCTATAACGCCATCGAAAAATACCTTGGCACCCACTCTTCCAAAGGGGCTAAAAGACTCAATGCAAATGTAATCAAGTCCGAAAAATCTGTGTTTTTAAGCATGGATGATTATGAAGAAGTAACCGACGAGTTTAAAGGCATCAAGATTTGGTGGAGTTCAAACAAAAAAGTTCGTCAACAACAAATTCTGCTTTCTTCTGATGATGACGAGAAACGTTATTTCAAGCTCACTTGCCATCGTAGACATCGTGATTTTATCACTCAACATTACTTGCCCCATGTGATCGATGAAGGAAAATGCATTGCTGATAAAACAAGACAAAGAAAGCTCTATACAAATAACAAGAAATGTTATTGGACTTACATTTTATTTGAGCATCCTTCCACATTTGACACTCTTGCCATGGAcccgaaaaagaaaaaggatatATTGGATGATCTTATTAAGTTTAGCAAGTCGAAAGACTATTACAAGAAGGTGGGAAAGTCGTGGAAGCGAGGATATCTCCTTTATGGTCCTCCTGGAACCGGAAAGTCTAGCATGATTGCGGCTATGGCTAACTTTCTTGAGTATGACATCTATGATCTTGAATTAACCTCAGTGCAAGACAACAATGATTTAAGGAGGCTACTTATCCACACATTAAGTAAGTCGATAATTGTGATAGAAGATATCGATTGCTCACTTGATCTCACGGGCCAAAGGAAGGAAAAGAAGGATGTTGATAATGGGGAGGCTAAAAATCCAATTGGTGAAAATGAAAAGGACAAGAAGAAAAAAGGAAGTGAAGTAACTCTATCGGGCCTATTGAACTTTATTGATGGGTTATGGTCAGCTTGTGGTAGTGAAAGACTAATTATTTTCACAACAAACCATATTGATAAGCTTGATCCTGCTCTTATAAGAAGAGGCAGAATGGATAAACATATTGAGTTGTCTTATTGTTGTTTTGAAACTTTTAAGGTTCTTGCAAAGAACTATTTGGACTTGGATTCTCATGATTTGTTTCCAACCATAAGTCGGCTTTTGGGAACAATCAATATGACCCCAGCCGATGTTGCTGAAAGCTTGATCCCAATTAGTTTATTTGATCAAGAGAATGTGGAAACTTGTTTGAACAAGTTGATCAAATCATTGGAAAATGCTAGGATCAAGGTTGAGGATGAGAAAGTGGCAAGTGAAGAAATCAGTGACGAAAATCGGGAAGAATTGCATGTAGGTGATGAAGAAGGAAAGAAGGTTGATCAAGATACCAAAAGTTTGAAGACAAAGTCACTTAAAGGGAATGAAAAAAAAGATGCAAGTTTGACTAGGGATGATCTTAGCAGTTGGGTCATAACAGAAGAAGAACAAAGGGGTTGTTAA